In the genome of Pseudomonas bubulae, one region contains:
- a CDS encoding HAMP domain-containing sensor histidine kinase → MEFRQSLSQRIIIAFALMSALVAGTFAVGIIATVHLVEEKLISAGLGGDLQRLLLMDNGAEWNHRPKPSQLFYFSGGRGDFALPKDLRHLDPGFHEVFRDQLSYHAMVEVVDGRRYVLLQDQSDFEERERVLFAVVAVGFVLALALAVFLGWTLARRVMAPVIRLARQVRHRDQLLGLAPPLAPDYAADEVGELAVAFDATLGRLRDTLTRERLFTSDVSHELRTPLMVLASSCELLLESPSLDQRSRSQVERISRACEEMRELVQTFLMLARAQHEDANMSPTVTLTTVAEGLISLWREPIEAKGLELIYDPGNPLDTRYNATFLHAVMGNLLRNALHYTDSGFIRLTLEPSGFVVEDSGVGIPEEKRQAMFQPFVRGSEKRGEGLGLGLSLVQRICDSQGWRVTLTTMEPNGCRFRVELGPAEV, encoded by the coding sequence ATGGAGTTTAGGCAAAGTCTTTCCCAGCGGATCATCATCGCTTTTGCATTGATGAGCGCGCTGGTGGCAGGGACATTCGCTGTGGGCATTATTGCCACCGTGCACCTGGTCGAAGAAAAACTCATATCGGCAGGGCTGGGCGGGGATTTGCAGCGCCTGTTGCTGATGGACAACGGCGCGGAGTGGAACCATCGCCCCAAGCCGAGCCAGCTGTTTTATTTCAGTGGCGGGCGTGGCGACTTTGCCCTGCCCAAGGACCTGCGTCATCTGGATCCGGGCTTTCATGAGGTGTTCCGTGACCAGTTGTCGTATCACGCGATGGTAGAAGTGGTCGATGGCCGGCGTTATGTCCTGCTGCAAGACCAGAGCGATTTTGAAGAGCGCGAGCGCGTGTTGTTTGCTGTGGTCGCCGTCGGTTTTGTCCTGGCGCTGGCGCTGGCGGTGTTCCTGGGTTGGACCCTGGCGCGGCGGGTGATGGCTCCGGTTATCCGTCTGGCACGTCAGGTTCGCCATCGCGATCAGTTACTGGGGCTGGCGCCGCCGTTGGCCCCGGATTATGCGGCCGATGAAGTGGGCGAGCTGGCAGTGGCGTTCGATGCCACGCTGGGTCGGTTGCGCGACACCCTGACCCGCGAGCGTTTGTTCACCAGTGATGTCAGTCACGAGCTGCGTACTCCGCTGATGGTGCTGGCCAGTTCCTGCGAGCTGTTGCTGGAAAGCCCGTCGCTGGATCAGCGCAGTCGTTCACAGGTCGAGCGTATTTCCCGTGCCTGTGAGGAAATGCGCGAACTGGTGCAAACCTTCCTCATGCTGGCCCGTGCCCAGCATGAGGATGCCAACATGTCGCCTACGGTGACCTTGACTACCGTGGCCGAAGGCCTGATCAGCCTGTGGCGCGAGCCGATTGAAGCTAAGGGTCTTGAGCTGATCTACGACCCCGGCAATCCGCTGGATACCCGTTATAACGCCACTTTCCTGCATGCAGTCATGGGCAACTTGTTGCGCAATGCCTTGCACTACACCGACAGCGGGTTTATCCGGCTGACCCTGGAACCCAGCGGTTTTGTGGTGGAAGACAGCGGCGTGGGCATCCCTGAAGAAAAGCGCCAGGCGATGTTTCAGCCCTTTGTGCGCGGCAGCGAAAAACGCGGTGAAGGCCTGGGGCTTGGCCTGTCACTGGTGCAGCGCATCTGCGATAGCCAGGGCTGGCGGGTCACACTGACCACCATGGAGCCAAATGGCTGCCGTTTTCGTGTCGAGCTTGGTCCGGCCGAGGTTTGA
- a CDS encoding class I SAM-dependent methyltransferase, with the protein MNSIIKLKFSEKYDQHHATQYLIKHQDGLARRLSHKRDEQLARRALQLAGEPQVVLDLPCGAGRFWPLLAQMPSREIIGADNSASMLEVASLAQPADVVKRVRRLQMSAFEIDLPDNSVDSVFCMRLLHHIGDASHRMALLRELHRVSRDSVIISLWVDGNFKAWKRKRLERQRAAEADQYGYQNRFVLPAATVEAEFKKASFTVQDHLDFIPLYAMWRVYVLRKR; encoded by the coding sequence ATGAACTCGATCATCAAACTCAAATTTTCTGAAAAGTACGACCAGCATCACGCTACGCAATACCTGATCAAGCATCAGGACGGCCTGGCCCGACGTTTGTCGCACAAGCGCGATGAACAATTGGCGCGTCGCGCTTTGCAGCTGGCAGGCGAACCTCAGGTCGTTCTCGATTTGCCTTGTGGCGCGGGCCGTTTCTGGCCGTTGCTGGCACAAATGCCAAGCCGCGAGATCATCGGTGCCGATAACTCGGCGTCCATGCTGGAGGTGGCATCTTTGGCCCAACCCGCCGACGTAGTGAAACGGGTACGGCGCTTGCAGATGTCAGCTTTTGAAATAGATTTGCCTGACAACTCGGTTGACAGTGTTTTTTGCATGCGCTTGTTGCACCACATTGGCGATGCAAGCCACCGGATGGCTCTATTACGGGAGCTTCATCGCGTTAGCCGGGACAGTGTGATTATCTCATTGTGGGTAGATGGCAATTTTAAGGCCTGGAAACGCAAGCGTCTCGAGCGTCAACGCGCTGCAGAGGCAGATCAATACGGTTACCAAAATCGTTTTGTGTTACCTGCTGCTACAGTGGAGGCGGAATTCAAAAAGGCAAGTTTCACCGTTCAGGACCATTTGGACTTTATTCCGCTCTATGCGATGTGGCGGGTTTACGTATTACGAAAGAGATAA
- a CDS encoding lipopolysaccharide kinase InaA family protein — translation MTVDFVQQSPSATEDPFEFYWNQQGEWVEEPNQRRGGESGVQRIHDGEGRLLYAKRQVGHTYRSWRYPLGRPTVLREQDALLALSALSVGVPELVYCGAQQATDKQWRALLVTVGLEGFVEIDNWYAAGERERCGEAVHDRVLEAIGHTLARMHLGRWQHGCLYAKHVFVRVTGQGEGAEVDVALLDLEKSRQRLTAQKAASHDLKQLRRHSSWSATEWDRLIYFYKTVFGSAIKGLR, via the coding sequence ATGACCGTTGATTTTGTACAGCAATCCCCCTCTGCGACTGAAGACCCATTCGAGTTTTACTGGAATCAGCAAGGCGAATGGGTTGAAGAGCCCAATCAGCGTCGTGGTGGCGAGAGTGGTGTACAACGGATTCATGATGGTGAAGGGCGCTTGCTCTACGCCAAACGACAGGTGGGGCATACCTACCGTAGCTGGCGTTACCCGCTGGGTCGCCCGACGGTGTTGCGTGAACAGGATGCGTTGCTGGCCTTGAGCGCTTTGTCGGTTGGTGTGCCGGAGCTGGTGTACTGCGGAGCGCAACAAGCAACAGACAAGCAATGGCGTGCATTGCTGGTGACCGTGGGCCTGGAAGGCTTTGTTGAAATCGATAACTGGTACGCCGCCGGTGAGCGCGAGCGCTGCGGTGAAGCGGTACATGACCGAGTGCTTGAAGCGATAGGCCATACCTTGGCTCGTATGCACCTGGGCCGTTGGCAGCACGGCTGCCTGTACGCCAAACATGTCTTTGTACGGGTGACGGGGCAGGGCGAGGGAGCCGAGGTTGACGTGGCTTTGCTGGACCTGGAAAAAAGTCGGCAACGCCTGACGGCCCAAAAAGCCGCTTCCCACGATCTTAAACAACTGCGGCGCCATTCGTCGTGGAGTGCTACAGAGTGGGACAGACTGATCTACTTTTATAAAACAGTGTTTGGCAGCGCTATCAAAGGTTTACGGTGA
- a CDS encoding DUF1513 domain-containing protein, translated as MMRRQALKLGGLLLSAITLGGWSLFKQKGQSPLLLSARDDADGNHLAVGYRLDGTQVFSTRVGQRCHDIINHPTLPIALFVARRPGTESYLISLTDGELLQTLTSRPNRHFYGHAVIHKDGEWLYTTENDTTDPGRGLLGVYRFEGERLIHSGEIPTHGVGPHQVSWMPDGETLVVANGGIRTEAESRVEMNLNAMEPSLVLMHRDGSLISQETLSQQMNSVRHLGIASDGTIVACQQFMGDAHELSELLAIKRPGQPFEPFPVAEQQLRAMGHYTASVAVHSELRLVALTAPRGNRFFIWDLDSGVLRLDAPLPDCAGVGAVEDGFVVTSGQGRCRFYDCRQSELIAKPLDLPSGLWDNHLHIM; from the coding sequence ATGATGCGCAGGCAAGCACTCAAGCTTGGTGGCTTATTGCTCAGTGCAATCACGCTGGGCGGTTGGTCACTGTTTAAACAGAAAGGCCAAAGCCCGTTGCTGCTGAGTGCCCGCGACGATGCAGACGGCAATCACCTGGCTGTTGGTTATCGTCTGGATGGCACTCAGGTGTTCAGCACCCGGGTCGGCCAGCGCTGCCATGACATCATTAACCATCCGACACTGCCCATTGCCCTGTTCGTGGCGCGGCGCCCCGGTACCGAAAGCTACCTGATCAGCCTGACAGACGGGGAGTTGCTGCAAACCCTGACGTCCCGGCCCAACAGGCATTTTTATGGGCACGCGGTCATCCATAAAGACGGCGAGTGGCTGTACACCACTGAAAACGACACCACTGATCCGGGCCGTGGCTTGCTTGGGGTTTATCGCTTTGAAGGCGAGCGCCTGATCCACAGCGGTGAAATTCCCACCCACGGCGTCGGCCCGCATCAGGTGTCGTGGATGCCTGACGGTGAAACACTGGTGGTGGCCAACGGCGGTATTCGTACCGAAGCCGAAAGCCGGGTCGAAATGAACCTGAACGCGATGGAACCCAGCCTGGTGCTGATGCACCGTGATGGCAGCCTGATCAGCCAGGAAACCCTGAGCCAGCAAATGAACAGTGTGCGCCATTTGGGCATTGCCAGTGACGGCACCATCGTCGCTTGCCAGCAATTTATGGGGGATGCCCATGAGTTGTCGGAACTGTTGGCCATCAAGCGTCCCGGCCAGCCATTTGAACCCTTCCCGGTGGCCGAGCAGCAACTGCGCGCCATGGGCCATTACACCGCCAGTGTCGCGGTTCACAGCGAGTTGCGTCTGGTTGCGCTGACGGCTCCGCGGGGCAATCGGTTCTTTATCTGGGACCTGGACAGTGGCGTGCTGCGCCTGGATGCGCCATTACCGGATTGTGCTGGGGTGGGTGCAGTGGAGGATGGCTTTGTGGTTACGTCCGGCCAGGGCCGTTGCCGTTTCTACGATTGCCGTCAGAGCGAGCTGATAGCCAAGCCATTGGATTTACCCTCGGGGCTTTGGGACAACCATTTGCATATCATGTAG